In a single window of the Micromonospora sp. WMMD1155 genome:
- the hisD gene encoding histidinol dehydrogenase produces the protein MLNRIDLRNGLGDPRRLLPRAQLDVSVAVERIRPLVEAVREHGYPAIREASERFDGISPEVLRVPVEAIAEAEGVLDPAVRAALLESISRARRVHADQRRTDHVTQVVPGGTVTERWLPVDRVGLYVPGGLAMYPSTVVMNVVPAQAAGVRSLVVASPPQKDNGGLPDARVLAACALLGVDEVYAVGGAQAVAMLAYGAAVDPAGELRCDPVDLITGPGNIWVTAAKRLLRGVVGIDAEAGPTEIAILADDTADPAHVAADLISQAEHDPLAASVLVTPSPTLVEAVERELARQVPATKHAERVTTALTGEQSGVVLVDDLEAGLRVVDAYAAEHLEIQTADAREWALRVRNAGAIFVGAWSPVSLGDYCAGSNHVLPTGGCARHSSGLSVQSFLRGVHLIEYTEAALRDVAPHVVTLATVEDLPAHGQAVQARFPEGAA, from the coding sequence GTGCTGAACCGGATCGACCTGCGCAACGGTCTCGGAGACCCGCGCCGCCTGCTGCCCCGTGCCCAGCTCGACGTGTCGGTCGCCGTCGAGCGGATCCGACCGCTGGTGGAGGCGGTCCGCGAGCATGGTTACCCGGCGATCCGGGAGGCCAGCGAGCGGTTCGACGGCATCTCCCCGGAGGTGCTGCGGGTGCCGGTCGAGGCGATCGCCGAGGCCGAGGGGGTGCTCGACCCGGCTGTGCGCGCCGCGCTGCTGGAGTCGATCAGCCGGGCCCGCCGGGTGCACGCCGACCAGCGGCGCACCGACCACGTCACGCAGGTGGTGCCCGGCGGCACGGTCACCGAGCGGTGGCTGCCGGTCGACCGGGTCGGCCTCTACGTGCCCGGCGGCCTGGCGATGTACCCGTCGACGGTGGTGATGAACGTCGTTCCCGCCCAGGCGGCGGGCGTGCGGTCGCTGGTGGTGGCCAGCCCGCCGCAGAAGGACAACGGTGGTCTGCCCGACGCCCGGGTGCTCGCCGCGTGCGCGCTGCTCGGTGTCGACGAGGTGTACGCCGTGGGCGGCGCCCAGGCGGTGGCGATGCTGGCGTACGGCGCGGCGGTCGACCCCGCGGGTGAGCTGCGGTGCGACCCGGTCGACCTGATCACCGGCCCGGGCAACATCTGGGTGACCGCCGCCAAGCGGTTGCTGCGGGGCGTGGTCGGCATCGACGCCGAGGCCGGGCCGACCGAGATCGCCATCCTGGCCGACGACACGGCCGACCCGGCGCACGTGGCCGCCGACCTGATCAGTCAGGCCGAGCACGACCCGCTGGCCGCGAGCGTGCTGGTCACCCCGTCGCCGACGCTGGTCGAGGCGGTCGAGCGGGAGCTGGCCCGGCAGGTGCCGGCGACCAAGCACGCCGAGCGGGTGACCACCGCGCTGACCGGCGAGCAGAGCGGCGTGGTGCTCGTCGACGACCTGGAGGCGGGGCTGCGGGTGGTCGACGCGTACGCGGCCGAGCACCTGGAGATCCAGACGGCCGACGCCCGGGAGTGGGCGCTGCGGGTACGCAACGCTGGGGCGATCTTCGTGGGCGCCTGGTCGCCGGTGTCGCTCGGCGACTACTGCGCCGGGTCCAACCACGTGCTGCCCACCGGCGGCTGCGCCCGGCACTCCTCCGGTCTGTCGGTGCAGTCGTTCCTGCGCGGCGTGCACCTGATCGAGTACACCGAGGCCGCGCTGCGGGATGTGGCCCCGCACGTGGTCACCCTGGCGACTGTCGAGGACCTGCCCGCGCACGGCCAGGCGGTCCAGGCGCGCTTCCCGGAGGGGGCGGCGTGA
- a CDS encoding histidinol-phosphate transaminase, whose translation MSSLDDLPIRDDLRGLSPYGAPQLDVPVRLNTNENSYPVPEPVVEAIGKALAAELRELNRYPDRDAVALRADLAEYLGHGLTVEQVWAANGSNEIQQQLLQAFGGPGRSALGFVPAYSMHPLLALGTGTRWVPAARGVDFGLTAEEAVAQVREHQPDVVFLCSPNNPTGTALDPAVIAAVLDVAPGMVVVDEAYAEFARPGTVSALAVLPGHPRLVVSRTMSKAFGFAGGRLGYLAADPAVVEAVQLVRLPYHLSALTQAAARAAVTHRDALLGTVSAIMAQRDRIVATLRERGFRVADSDANFVLFEVGGDQATVWKALLAQGVLVRDVGLPGWLRVTAGTAAETDAFLTAIKTVTGEREE comes from the coding sequence GTGAGCAGCCTTGACGACCTGCCGATCCGCGATGACCTGCGGGGGCTGTCGCCGTACGGGGCGCCGCAGTTGGACGTGCCGGTGCGGCTCAACACCAACGAGAACTCCTACCCGGTGCCGGAGCCGGTGGTCGAGGCGATCGGCAAGGCGCTCGCGGCCGAACTGCGTGAGTTGAACCGCTACCCGGACCGGGACGCGGTGGCGCTCCGCGCCGACCTGGCCGAGTATCTCGGTCACGGGCTCACCGTCGAGCAGGTGTGGGCGGCCAACGGCTCCAACGAGATCCAGCAGCAGTTGCTCCAGGCGTTCGGTGGGCCGGGGCGCAGCGCTCTCGGCTTCGTTCCGGCGTACTCGATGCACCCGCTGTTGGCGTTGGGCACCGGCACCCGGTGGGTGCCCGCCGCGCGTGGCGTCGACTTCGGGTTGACCGCCGAGGAGGCGGTCGCCCAGGTCCGCGAGCACCAGCCGGACGTGGTCTTCCTCTGCTCGCCGAACAACCCCACCGGCACGGCACTCGATCCGGCGGTGATCGCCGCGGTGCTCGACGTCGCGCCGGGCATGGTGGTGGTCGACGAGGCGTACGCCGAGTTCGCCCGACCCGGGACGGTCAGTGCCCTCGCGGTGCTGCCCGGCCACCCCCGGCTGGTGGTCAGCCGCACGATGAGCAAGGCGTTCGGCTTCGCCGGTGGGCGGCTGGGTTACCTGGCCGCCGACCCGGCGGTGGTGGAGGCGGTGCAGCTCGTCCGACTGCCGTACCACCTGTCCGCACTCACCCAGGCCGCCGCGCGGGCGGCGGTGACCCACCGCGACGCCCTTCTCGGTACGGTGAGCGCGATCATGGCGCAGCGGGACCGGATCGTGGCGACGTTGCGCGAGCGCGGGTTCCGGGTCGCCGACAGTGACGCCAACTTCGTGCTCTTCGAGGTGGGCGGCGACCAGGCCACGGTCTGGAAGGCCCTGCTGGCCCAGGGCGTGCTGGTCCGGGACGTCGGTCTGCCCGGTTGGCTGCGGGTGACCGCGGGCACCGCCGCCGAGACCGACGCCTTCCTTACCGCAATAAAGACTGTGACAGGGGAGCGCGAGGAGTGA
- the hisB gene encoding imidazoleglycerol-phosphate dehydratase HisB has product MSRTARVERITKETKVLVEIDLDGTGAAEISTGVGFYDHMLHQIARHGGFDLTVRTVGDLEIDAHHTIEDTALALGAAFDQALGDKAGIRRYGSATVPMDEVLVRAAVDLSGRPYVVHDEPVLAPYIGPVYATSMTRHIWESFGQAARVTLHVDVLRAARPGGHPDAHHVVEAQFKAVSRALREATSIDPRAAGAIPSTKGAL; this is encoded by the coding sequence ATGAGCCGGACCGCCCGGGTGGAGCGGATCACCAAGGAGACCAAGGTCCTCGTCGAGATCGACCTCGACGGCACCGGCGCCGCCGAGATCAGCACCGGCGTGGGCTTCTACGACCACATGCTGCACCAGATCGCCCGGCACGGCGGCTTCGACCTGACCGTGCGCACGGTGGGTGACCTGGAGATCGACGCGCACCACACGATCGAGGACACCGCGCTCGCCCTGGGTGCCGCGTTCGACCAGGCGTTGGGCGACAAGGCCGGCATCCGACGGTACGGTTCGGCGACCGTGCCGATGGACGAGGTGCTGGTCCGGGCCGCGGTGGACCTGTCCGGTCGGCCGTACGTGGTGCACGACGAGCCGGTTCTGGCCCCGTACATCGGGCCGGTGTACGCGACGAGCATGACCCGGCACATCTGGGAGTCCTTCGGGCAGGCGGCCCGGGTCACGCTGCACGTCGACGTGCTGCGGGCGGCCCGGCCGGGCGGTCACCCGGACGCGCACCACGTGGTGGAGGCGCAGTTCAAGGCGGTCTCCCGGGCGTTGCGCGAGGCCACCTCGATCGACCCGCGCGCGGCCGGTGCGATCCCCAGCACGAAGGGTGCGCTCTGA
- the hisH gene encoding imidazole glycerol phosphate synthase subunit HisH yields the protein MSDVVVLDYGSGNLRSAERALAAAGADVRVTDDLSAAAAADGLVVPGVGAYAACMAGIEALGAGPVIAERVAAGRPVLGICVGMQVLFEYGEEHGVVSKGLGLLPGGVTRLAARRLPHMGWNTVRAPGESVLFAGLPEQSRFYFVHSYAVGDPVALAAAGATVTTAHHDVDFVAAVERGPLSAAQFHPEKSADTGAALLRNWLATLPSGG from the coding sequence ATGAGCGACGTGGTGGTGCTCGACTACGGCTCGGGCAACCTGCGGTCGGCGGAGCGGGCGTTGGCCGCCGCCGGAGCGGACGTGCGGGTGACCGACGACCTGTCCGCGGCGGCCGCCGCGGATGGCCTGGTGGTGCCGGGGGTGGGCGCGTACGCGGCGTGCATGGCCGGGATCGAGGCGTTGGGCGCCGGCCCGGTGATCGCCGAGCGGGTGGCGGCGGGCCGACCGGTGCTGGGGATCTGCGTGGGCATGCAGGTGCTCTTCGAGTACGGCGAGGAGCACGGTGTGGTGTCCAAGGGGCTCGGGTTGCTGCCCGGTGGCGTGACCCGGTTGGCCGCCCGGCGGCTGCCGCACATGGGCTGGAACACGGTCCGGGCGCCGGGGGAGTCGGTGCTCTTCGCCGGGTTGCCGGAGCAGAGCCGGTTCTACTTCGTCCACTCGTACGCGGTGGGGGATCCGGTGGCGCTGGCCGCTGCCGGTGCCACCGTGACCACCGCCCACCACGACGTGGATTTCGTCGCCGCGGTGGAGCGCGGCCCGCTCTCGGCGGCCCAGTTCCACCCGGAGAAGTCCGCCGACACCGGTGCCGCGCTGCTGCGCAACTGGCTCGCCACGTTGCCCAGCGGTGGTTGA
- the priA gene encoding bifunctional 1-(5-phosphoribosyl)-5-((5-phosphoribosylamino)methylideneamino)imidazole-4-carboxamide isomerase/phosphoribosylanthranilate isomerase PriA yields the protein MSLTLLPAVDVADGRAVRLVQGALGSESVYGDPLDAALAWQRDGAEWIHLVDLDAAFGRGTNAHLLAEVVRQLDVKVELSGGIRDDESLRAALGTGAARVNIGTAALEDPVWCDRVVGEYGDRVAIGLDVRGRTLSARGWTRDGGDLYEVLERLDKAGASRYVVTDITKDGTMRGPNLDLLREVCARTDRPVIASGGVSTLDDLRALATLESVGVEGVIAGKALYAGAFTVSEALRTLAEA from the coding sequence TTGAGCCTGACCCTGTTACCCGCCGTGGATGTCGCCGACGGCCGGGCCGTCCGGCTCGTGCAGGGCGCCCTCGGAAGCGAGAGCGTCTACGGCGACCCGTTGGATGCGGCGCTGGCCTGGCAGCGGGACGGCGCGGAGTGGATCCACCTGGTCGACCTGGACGCGGCGTTCGGGCGGGGCACCAACGCGCACCTGCTCGCCGAGGTGGTGCGCCAGTTGGACGTGAAGGTCGAGCTGTCGGGTGGCATCCGCGACGACGAGTCGTTGCGCGCGGCGTTGGGCACCGGTGCGGCCCGGGTGAACATCGGCACGGCCGCCCTGGAGGACCCGGTGTGGTGTGACCGGGTGGTCGGCGAGTACGGCGACCGGGTGGCCATCGGGTTGGACGTGCGGGGTCGGACCCTGTCCGCGCGGGGTTGGACCCGCGACGGCGGCGACCTCTACGAGGTGCTGGAGCGGTTGGACAAGGCGGGCGCGAGTCGGTACGTGGTCACCGACATCACCAAGGACGGCACGATGCGCGGGCCGAACCTGGATCTGCTGCGTGAGGTGTGTGCTCGTACCGACCGGCCGGTGATCGCCTCCGGTGGGGTGTCCACGCTGGACGACCTGCGGGCGTTGGCGACCCTGGAGTCGGTGGGAGTGGAGGGTGTGATCGCCGGTAAGGCGCTCTACGCGGGCGCCTTCACGGTGTCCGAGGCGCTGCGGACCCTGGCCGAGGCGTGA
- a CDS encoding RidA family protein — translation MTVTRLGSGGPWEQSYGYSRVVRAGDRAWTAGCTATVDGRVVHVGDAAAQTAQALRIGLDALAEVGVEPGDVVRTRMYVTDRRHADEVGRAHNVVFGAVRPAATLVVVAGLLDPEHLVEVELEAYLGDR, via the coding sequence GTGACCGTCACCCGGTTGGGGTCGGGTGGCCCCTGGGAGCAGAGCTACGGCTATTCCCGGGTGGTCCGGGCCGGTGACCGGGCCTGGACGGCCGGCTGCACGGCGACTGTCGACGGTCGGGTGGTGCACGTCGGTGACGCCGCCGCGCAGACCGCGCAGGCGCTGCGGATCGGCCTGGACGCGTTGGCCGAGGTCGGTGTGGAGCCGGGTGACGTGGTGCGGACCAGGATGTACGTGACCGACCGGCGGCACGCGGACGAGGTGGGCCGGGCGCACAACGTGGTCTTCGGAGCCGTCCGGCCGGCGGCGACCCTGGTGGTGGTGGCCGGTCTGCTGGACCCGGAGCACCTGGTCGAGGTGGAGTTGGAGGCGTACCTCGGCGATCGCTGA
- a CDS encoding MarR family transcriptional regulator has translation MTDDLVLRRQVCFALYSASRALTDVYRPILDEFGLTYPQYLVLLVLWERPDDPRTVSELGTELRLDSGTLSPLLKRLEGAGLVVRRRSTHDERRVEVGLTEQGRALRRQVDHVPMCVAQATGLGIAELVALRDTLTQVADTIHRQKEQ, from the coding sequence GTGACCGATGACCTGGTGCTGCGCCGGCAGGTGTGCTTCGCGCTCTACAGCGCGTCGCGCGCCCTCACCGACGTCTACCGGCCGATCCTCGACGAGTTCGGGTTGACCTACCCGCAGTACCTGGTGCTGCTGGTGCTCTGGGAGCGCCCCGACGACCCCCGCACGGTGTCCGAGCTGGGCACCGAGCTGCGGCTGGACTCCGGCACGCTCTCCCCACTGCTCAAGCGGCTGGAGGGGGCGGGGCTGGTGGTCCGCCGACGGTCGACCCACGACGAGCGGCGGGTCGAGGTGGGCCTCACCGAGCAGGGCCGCGCCCTGCGCCGACAGGTCGACCACGTCCCGATGTGCGTCGCCCAGGCCACCGGGCTGGGCATCGCCGAGCTGGTCGCGCTGCGCGACACCCTCACCCAGGTCGCCGACACCATCCACCGACAGAAGGAGCAGTGA
- a CDS encoding organic hydroperoxide resistance protein, with amino-acid sequence MQVLYTASATASGDGRDGHVETSDGTLALDLAVPKEMGGAGGAANPEQLFAAGYAACFHSALRVVARRAKADVSGSVVAAEVGIGPNGSGGFGLTVQLVVDLPAVPREVAEQLVEQAHQVCPYSNATRGNIDVALTVREALAA; translated from the coding sequence ATGCAGGTCCTCTACACCGCGTCAGCGACCGCGAGCGGCGACGGCCGGGACGGCCACGTCGAGACCTCCGACGGCACCCTCGCGCTCGACCTGGCCGTGCCGAAGGAGATGGGTGGCGCCGGCGGCGCGGCCAACCCGGAGCAGCTCTTCGCCGCCGGCTACGCGGCCTGCTTCCACAGCGCCCTTCGGGTGGTGGCCCGTCGGGCCAAGGCCGACGTGAGCGGCTCCGTGGTCGCCGCCGAGGTGGGGATCGGCCCGAACGGCAGCGGTGGCTTCGGGCTCACCGTGCAGCTCGTCGTCGACCTGCCCGCCGTGCCCCGCGAGGTCGCCGAGCAGTTGGTCGAGCAGGCCCACCAGGTCTGCCCCTACTCGAACGCCACCCGCGGCAACATCGACGTCGCCCTGACCGTCCGCGAGGCCCTGGCGGCCTGA
- a CDS encoding NADP-dependent oxidoreductase, giving the protein MTSNREIHLASRPEGWPTDDNFRLVEADVPTPGPGQIVVRNQYLSVDPYMRGRMNDVKSYVAPYALDAPLDGAAVGEVVASEAADIAVGATVLHGLGWREYALLDATAARPVDPSIAPVSAYLSVLGMTGLTAYAGLLEVAAMKPGETVFVSAAAGAVGSLVGQIAKLKGAGRVVGSAGSAAKVERLRALGFDAAFDYHDGPVRDSLRTAAPDGVDVYFDNVGGDHLEAAISAMNLHGRVAICGMIAQYNDTEPPAAPRNLALVIGKRLTLRGFLVNDHNAVRPAFVRDVAGWLRDGTLSYDETIVDGIENAPTAFLGLLRGENLGKMLVRV; this is encoded by the coding sequence GTGACCAGCAACCGTGAGATCCACCTGGCCAGCCGCCCCGAGGGCTGGCCCACCGACGACAATTTCCGGCTCGTCGAGGCCGACGTCCCGACGCCGGGGCCGGGCCAGATCGTGGTCCGCAACCAGTACCTGTCCGTCGACCCGTACATGCGGGGACGGATGAACGACGTCAAGTCGTACGTCGCGCCGTACGCCCTCGACGCGCCGCTCGACGGTGCCGCGGTCGGCGAGGTGGTGGCCAGTGAGGCGGCGGACATCGCCGTCGGGGCCACCGTCCTGCACGGGCTGGGCTGGCGGGAGTACGCGCTGCTCGACGCCACCGCCGCCCGGCCGGTCGACCCGAGCATCGCCCCGGTCAGCGCGTACCTGAGCGTGCTGGGCATGACCGGGCTGACCGCGTACGCCGGGCTGCTGGAGGTGGCCGCGATGAAGCCCGGCGAGACGGTGTTCGTCTCCGCCGCGGCCGGGGCGGTCGGCAGTCTGGTCGGCCAGATCGCCAAGCTCAAGGGCGCCGGGCGGGTCGTCGGCAGTGCCGGGTCGGCGGCCAAGGTCGAGCGGCTGCGGGCCCTGGGCTTCGACGCCGCCTTCGACTACCACGACGGGCCGGTCCGCGACTCGCTGCGGACGGCCGCCCCGGACGGCGTCGACGTGTACTTCGACAACGTCGGCGGCGACCACCTGGAGGCGGCGATCTCCGCCATGAACCTGCACGGCCGGGTCGCCATCTGCGGCATGATCGCGCAGTACAACGACACCGAGCCGCCGGCCGCCCCGCGCAACCTCGCGCTGGTCATCGGCAAGCGGCTCACCCTCCGCGGCTTCCTGGTCAACGACCACAACGCCGTGCGTCCGGCGTTCGTCCGCGACGTCGCCGGCTGGCTGCGCGACGGCACGCTGTCCTACGACGAGACGATCGTGGACGGCATCGAGAACGCTCCGACGGCCTTCCTCGGCCTCCTGCGCGGCGAGAACCTGGGCAAGATGCTCGTCCGCGTGTGA
- the hisF gene encoding imidazole glycerol phosphate synthase subunit HisF: MTVAVRVIPCLDVDAGRVVKGVNFLDLRDAGDPVELAAAYDRAGADELTFLDVTASSSDRGTMLDVVRRTAESVFIPLTVGGGVRQVADVDTLLRAGADKVGVNTAAIARPELIAEIADRFGRQVLVLSLDVRRAPDGTTPSGFEVTTHGGRRGTGMDAVRWAARSAELGAGEILLNSMDADGTKAGFDLELIAAVRAVVDVPVVASGGAGEVAHFPPAIGAGADAVLAASVFHFGELTVAQVKDALRDSGHPVR; this comes from the coding sequence ATGACGGTGGCGGTACGGGTGATCCCCTGTCTGGACGTGGACGCCGGACGGGTGGTCAAGGGGGTCAACTTCCTCGACCTGCGTGACGCCGGCGACCCGGTGGAGTTGGCCGCCGCGTACGACCGGGCGGGCGCGGACGAGCTGACCTTCCTCGACGTCACCGCGTCGTCGAGCGACCGGGGCACCATGCTCGACGTGGTGCGTCGCACCGCCGAGTCGGTGTTCATCCCACTGACCGTCGGCGGTGGGGTCCGCCAGGTCGCCGACGTGGACACCCTGCTGCGTGCCGGGGCGGACAAGGTGGGCGTGAACACCGCCGCGATCGCCCGTCCGGAGCTGATCGCCGAGATCGCCGACCGGTTCGGCCGGCAGGTGCTCGTGCTCTCCCTCGACGTACGCCGGGCCCCGGACGGCACCACGCCCAGCGGCTTCGAGGTCACCACCCACGGCGGCCGGCGCGGCACCGGGATGGACGCCGTGCGGTGGGCGGCCCGGAGCGCCGAGCTGGGCGCGGGAGAGATCCTGCTCAACTCGATGGACGCCGACGGCACCAAGGCCGGCTTCGACCTGGAGCTGATCGCCGCGGTACGAGCGGTGGTGGACGTGCCGGTGGTGGCCAGTGGCGGTGCCGGCGAGGTGGCCCACTTTCCGCCCGCGATCGGCGCCGGGGCGGACGCGGTGCTCGCCGCCAGCGTCTTCCACTTCGGCGAGCTGACCGTGGCCCAGGTCAAGGACGCGTTGCGCGACAGCGGTCACCCGGTGCGCTGA